A genomic stretch from Croceibacterium aestuarii includes:
- a CDS encoding UDP-glucose dehydrogenase family protein, producing the protein MKIAMVGSGYVGLVSGACFADFGHDVVCIDKDQSKIDRLREGVMPIYEPGLDSLVEANVNSGRLTFTTDLAEAIHGAAAIFIAVGTPSRRGDGHADLSFVYAVAQEIGETLGNDAVVVTKSTVPVGTGDEVERIIAASGCKHRVSVVSNPEFLREGAAIGDFKRPDRIVIGAEDDFARETMREVYRPLFLNESPILFVSRRSSELIKYAANAFLATKITFINEMADLCEKVGANVQDVSRGIGMDNRIGPKFLHAGPGYGGSCFPKDTLALLKTAEDYDSPVRIVEAVVKANESRKRAMGRKVVEALGGMEAARGKQVALLGLTFKPNTDDMRDSPAIAVAQTLIDAGVTVKAYDPEGMELAKPLMPQVEMAQSSYEAIEGADAVVIVTEWDAFRALDLKRVKDLARAPLLVDLRNIYRPDDVRSAGFTYVSIGRN; encoded by the coding sequence ATGAAGATCGCAATGGTTGGCTCCGGCTACGTCGGCCTCGTGTCCGGCGCCTGTTTCGCCGATTTTGGGCACGATGTGGTCTGCATCGACAAGGACCAGTCGAAGATCGATCGTCTTCGCGAAGGCGTGATGCCGATCTACGAGCCCGGGCTCGACAGCTTGGTCGAAGCGAACGTGAACTCGGGACGTCTGACGTTCACCACCGACCTCGCCGAAGCAATCCACGGCGCGGCCGCCATCTTCATCGCTGTCGGCACCCCGAGCCGGCGAGGTGATGGACATGCCGACCTTTCGTTCGTGTACGCCGTAGCGCAGGAAATCGGCGAGACGCTGGGTAACGATGCCGTCGTCGTCACCAAGTCGACGGTCCCCGTCGGCACGGGCGACGAGGTCGAGCGAATTATCGCCGCCAGCGGCTGCAAGCACCGCGTATCGGTCGTCTCCAACCCCGAATTCCTGCGCGAAGGCGCGGCGATCGGCGACTTCAAGCGGCCCGACCGGATCGTCATCGGCGCCGAGGACGATTTCGCTCGAGAAACCATGCGCGAGGTCTATCGGCCGCTGTTTCTGAACGAATCTCCGATCCTTTTCGTCAGCCGTCGCAGCTCGGAACTCATAAAGTACGCCGCCAATGCCTTCCTCGCGACCAAGATCACCTTCATCAACGAGATGGCCGACCTGTGCGAGAAGGTCGGAGCCAACGTGCAGGACGTCTCACGCGGTATCGGCATGGACAACCGCATCGGGCCGAAGTTTCTCCACGCCGGCCCGGGCTACGGCGGCTCGTGCTTTCCCAAGGACACGCTCGCGCTGCTCAAGACCGCGGAGGACTACGACAGCCCGGTGCGCATCGTCGAGGCGGTGGTGAAGGCCAACGAGAGCCGCAAGCGGGCCATGGGTCGCAAGGTGGTCGAGGCGCTCGGCGGGATGGAAGCGGCGCGCGGCAAGCAGGTCGCGCTGCTGGGCCTGACCTTCAAGCCGAACACCGACGACATGCGCGATTCGCCGGCCATCGCAGTGGCACAGACCCTCATAGATGCCGGGGTAACAGTAAAGGCCTACGATCCCGAGGGCATGGAGCTGGCAAAGCCGCTGATGCCACAGGTCGAAATGGCGCAGAGCAGCTATGAAGCGATCGAGGGCGCCGACGCGGTGGTCATCGTCACCGAGTGGGACGCCTTCCGCGCGCTCGACCTCAAGCGGGTGAAGGACCTGGCCAGGGCCCCCCTGCTCGTCGACTTGCGCAACATCTACCGTCCAGACGACGTGCGTTCGGCGGGCTTCACCTACGTGAGCATCGGACGCAACTGA
- a CDS encoding demethoxyubiquinone hydroxylase family protein — protein MTDRAAMIRVDQAGEYGATRIYAGQLAVMGDRGPDSAEIRAMAEQEAVHLAKFNALMARRGTRPTALQPFWAVAGYALGAATALIGPEAAMACTAAIEEEIDRHYTRQLDELEGAEGTDDHDPELAGMIADFRADEQTHRETALAAGAERAPGYPLLSAAIRFGCRAAIRLSEKI, from the coding sequence ATGACCGATCGCGCCGCGATGATTCGCGTCGATCAGGCCGGAGAATACGGGGCCACCCGCATCTACGCCGGGCAACTGGCGGTCATGGGCGATCGGGGGCCGGATTCGGCCGAGATTCGCGCCATGGCCGAACAGGAAGCGGTACACCTCGCGAAATTTAACGCGCTGATGGCCCGGCGCGGCACCCGTCCGACCGCGCTGCAACCGTTCTGGGCCGTCGCCGGCTATGCGCTGGGCGCAGCGACGGCACTTATCGGTCCCGAAGCGGCGATGGCCTGCACCGCGGCGATCGAGGAAGAGATCGACCGGCACTATACGCGCCAGCTCGACGAGCTCGAGGGGGCTGAGGGAACCGACGATCACGATCCGGAACTGGCCGGAATGATCGCCGATTTCCGCGCCGACGAACAGACGCACCGCGAGACGGCGCTTGCTGCGGGGGCCGAGCGCGCGCCGGGCTATCCGCTGCTCTCGGCAGCGATCCGCTTCGGCTGCCGCGCGGCGATCCGCCTGTCCGAGAAGATTTGA
- a CDS encoding disulfide bond formation protein B, with protein MLSPSDRLAQRLAFGIPLLLLGGAYLGQYGFGLYPCEMCWWQRWPHFAAFALAALSLFLPYKRVWIALAAGGILTSGLIGAYHAGVEYDWWEGLTACSNTAAARGGNAMEAILNAPLVRCDEVQWSLLGISLAGYNFLISTASAIAIFALLGRKSA; from the coding sequence ATGCTGTCCCCTTCCGACCGGCTTGCACAGCGCCTTGCGTTCGGCATACCGCTGCTGCTTCTGGGCGGAGCCTACCTCGGCCAGTACGGCTTCGGGCTCTACCCTTGCGAGATGTGCTGGTGGCAGCGCTGGCCGCACTTCGCGGCCTTTGCGCTCGCCGCGCTATCGCTGTTCCTCCCGTACAAGCGCGTGTGGATCGCGCTCGCCGCTGGAGGAATACTTACCTCGGGCCTGATTGGCGCCTACCACGCCGGGGTTGAATACGACTGGTGGGAGGGGCTGACCGCTTGCAGCAATACCGCCGCAGCGCGCGGTGGAAACGCGATGGAGGCGATCCTCAATGCCCCGCTCGTGCGCTGCGACGAGGTGCAGTGGTCGCTGCTCGGCATCTCGCTGGCGGGCTATAACTTCCTCATTTCGACCGCTTCGGCGATCGCGATCTTCGCTTTGCTGGGAAGGAAATCCGCATGA
- a CDS encoding S41 family peptidase: MKFVPHLRAAALLTAVALLPATTAGYAQVDSALSPEFAKFFATYQRIKTSYVEPVDDKVLIKGAIDGMLAALDPHSAYLEGASFERLTTMIDGNYQGLGISVQMDEGAVKVVSPFKGSPADKAGIKAGDFITHIDGKLIYGLELDDAVEQMRGPAGSTVRLSVVRAGRDAPFDVTVTRGVIELEPVTSDLKAGNIGYISVNEFSRDVGNDVNNALRALRQQAAGRLGGLVLDLRRNPGGSLDEAVALSDLFLDKGAIVSQRGRTRRDTVYYDAESVFRGDAAAGIPIIVLIDAGTASASEIVAGALQDQHRALIMGERSFGKGSVQSLLPLSRDSALKLTTARYYTPSGRSVQEGGIEPDIRVPQLSDPDAALRAKYSYRESDLKRHLVNEAGLDDKALESDTKQDPRFTATAAELEKEGVEDFQLDYAIKTLKRTAGVTTAHR, translated from the coding sequence ATGAAATTCGTTCCCCACTTGCGCGCTGCCGCCCTGCTGACCGCAGTTGCCCTGCTGCCTGCCACCACCGCCGGCTATGCCCAGGTCGACAGTGCGCTCTCGCCGGAGTTCGCCAAGTTCTTTGCCACGTACCAGCGGATCAAGACCAGCTATGTCGAGCCGGTCGACGACAAAGTGCTGATCAAGGGCGCGATCGACGGCATGCTTGCGGCGCTCGATCCGCATTCGGCCTATCTCGAGGGCGCCAGCTTCGAACGCCTGACGACGATGATCGACGGCAACTACCAGGGCCTCGGCATTTCGGTGCAGATGGATGAGGGTGCGGTGAAGGTGGTCTCCCCGTTCAAGGGCAGTCCGGCGGACAAGGCCGGCATCAAGGCGGGCGATTTCATCACTCACATCGACGGCAAGCTCATCTACGGCCTCGAACTCGACGATGCGGTCGAGCAGATGCGCGGACCGGCCGGCTCCACGGTACGGCTGTCGGTGGTGCGCGCGGGCCGCGACGCACCGTTCGATGTGACGGTAACCCGCGGCGTGATCGAGCTCGAGCCCGTGACCTCCGATTTGAAGGCCGGCAACATCGGCTACATCAGCGTCAACGAGTTCAGCCGCGATGTCGGCAACGACGTCAACAACGCGCTGCGCGCGCTGCGCCAGCAGGCTGCGGGGCGGCTCGGCGGCCTGGTTCTCGACCTGCGGCGCAATCCCGGCGGCTCGCTCGACGAGGCGGTCGCGCTGAGCGATCTGTTCCTCGACAAGGGCGCCATCGTTTCGCAGCGCGGCCGCACGCGGCGCGACACCGTCTATTACGACGCCGAATCGGTGTTTCGCGGCGACGCTGCCGCCGGTATCCCGATTATCGTCCTGATCGACGCCGGCACCGCCTCCGCCAGCGAGATCGTCGCCGGCGCGCTGCAGGACCAGCACCGCGCGCTGATCATGGGAGAGCGCAGCTTCGGCAAGGGCAGCGTGCAGTCGTTGCTGCCGCTGAGCCGCGACAGCGCGCTCAAGCTGACCACGGCGCGATACTACACGCCATCGGGCCGCTCGGTGCAGGAGGGCGGGATCGAACCCGACATTCGCGTACCGCAACTGTCCGATCCCGACGCCGCGCTGCGCGCCAAGTATTCCTACCGCGAGAGCGACCTCAAGCGCCACCTCGTCAACGAGGCCGGTCTCGACGACAAGGCGCTGGAAAGCGATACCAAGCAGGATCCCCGCTTTACCGCGACCGCCGCCGAGCTTGAGAAGGAGGGCGTGGAGGACTTCCAGCTCGACTATGCGATCAAGACGCTGAAGCGCACTGCCGGCGTCACGACGGCGCATCGCTGA
- a CDS encoding murein hydrolase activator EnvC family protein — protein sequence MTRAVLILALVSAAVLGAAAYGATPLFDDPGETREALRQALTERKLAEERSKRLEAEAARATQAADKTRREAAALAARVQQAEAGIAAAEARIKLVDRERAALREELGHQQGPLVRLTAALQQFSRRPAALAILRPGSVRDIVYTRALLSSAVPTVQRQTAGLRARLARSRALRQQAVQAAAVLRSEQENYDTRRAELAALETRQRLASREAGGNAAREAERALALAEQARDLDSLVGQLDMAGDLRRRLAALPGPVLRPPAPELARNDAVPEPAAASRDAATGSPPSPYYLPVTGRTVSGFGAPSPAGPSSALTLAPRAGAQVVSPAAGRVVFAGPYRGYGRIVIIEHDGGWTSLVTGLARIDVEVGATLVGGAPLGVAGPGRPTIALELRRGGEPVNPLQFVG from the coding sequence ATGACGCGTGCGGTCTTGATCCTGGCCCTTGTCTCGGCTGCCGTACTCGGTGCGGCGGCCTACGGCGCTACGCCGCTGTTCGACGATCCGGGCGAGACGCGCGAAGCGCTGCGCCAGGCGCTGACCGAACGAAAACTGGCGGAGGAACGCAGCAAACGGCTCGAGGCGGAGGCGGCGCGCGCAACACAGGCCGCCGACAAGACCCGCCGCGAGGCCGCCGCACTGGCCGCGCGCGTCCAGCAAGCCGAGGCCGGGATCGCCGCCGCCGAAGCGCGGATCAAGCTGGTCGACCGCGAACGCGCTGCGCTGCGCGAGGAACTCGGCCACCAGCAAGGGCCGCTGGTCAGGCTGACCGCGGCCTTGCAGCAGTTTTCGCGCCGTCCCGCGGCGCTCGCGATCCTGCGGCCCGGTTCGGTGCGCGACATCGTCTATACTCGGGCCCTGCTGTCGAGCGCCGTCCCCACGGTGCAGCGGCAGACGGCTGGCCTGCGCGCCCGGCTCGCGCGCAGCCGCGCGCTGCGCCAGCAGGCGGTCCAGGCCGCCGCGGTCTTGCGCAGCGAACAGGAGAACTACGATACGCGCCGCGCGGAGCTCGCTGCGCTGGAAACGCGCCAGCGGCTCGCCTCGCGCGAGGCTGGCGGAAACGCCGCGCGCGAGGCGGAGCGCGCTCTGGCGCTGGCCGAGCAGGCCCGCGATCTCGACAGCCTCGTCGGCCAACTCGACATGGCGGGCGACCTCCGCCGCCGTCTCGCCGCCTTGCCGGGCCCGGTGTTGCGTCCGCCCGCGCCGGAGCTGGCGCGCAACGATGCCGTGCCCGAGCCCGCCGCTGCGTCCCGCGATGCAGCCACCGGGAGCCCGCCATCGCCCTATTACCTTCCTGTCACCGGTCGCACTGTCAGCGGCTTCGGCGCGCCCTCGCCGGCGGGGCCGAGCAGCGCGCTGACGCTGGCTCCCCGCGCCGGGGCGCAGGTCGTCTCACCGGCCGCCGGGCGCGTTGTCTTTGCCGGTCCCTATCGCGGCTATGGCCGAATCGTGATCATCGAGCACGACGGCGGCTGGACCAGCCTGGTGACCGGGCTCGCGCGGATCGATGTCGAAGTTGGGGCCACACTCGTAGGTGGGGCTCCGCTGGGCGTCGCCGGACCGGGCCGCCCGACCATCGCGCTCGAACTGCGCCGCGGCGGCGAGCCGGTCAATCCGCTGCAATTTGTCGGCTGA
- a CDS encoding 23S rRNA (pseudouridine(1915)-N(3))-methyltransferase RlmH yields the protein MLLHVIARGKIARTPEAELVARYEKRLTWPVKLTELPETGGRVAEPQAPFRTVLLDEKGRDLSSEQLAGQLEKWRDGGIRECRFVLGAADGHSDAERAEADLLLAFGSATWPHLLARAMLLEQLFRATSILAGHPYHRAG from the coding sequence ATGCTCCTCCATGTCATCGCCCGCGGCAAGATTGCCCGTACGCCCGAGGCCGAACTCGTGGCGCGTTACGAGAAGCGGCTGACCTGGCCGGTCAAGCTGACCGAACTGCCGGAGACCGGCGGGCGCGTCGCGGAGCCGCAAGCGCCATTTCGCACTGTCCTGCTCGACGAGAAGGGCCGGGACCTGTCTTCCGAGCAGCTTGCCGGACAACTGGAAAAATGGCGGGACGGAGGGATCCGCGAATGCCGCTTCGTGCTCGGTGCGGCCGACGGCCATTCGGATGCGGAGCGCGCAGAGGCCGATCTGTTGCTCGCCTTCGGGTCGGCCACCTGGCCGCACCTGCTGGCCCGGGCGATGCTGCTCGAGCAGCTCTTTCGCGCCACCTCGATCCTTGCCGGCCATCCCTATCATCGGGCAGGGTAG
- the rsfS gene encoding ribosome silencing factor, translating to MTPAQVAPAAAGIANPVRMPADELLNSVLESLEDDQAQDIVTIPLEGKSSIADYMIVASGRSTRQVAAIATKLAERLKKAGQGSPRIEGLPAADWVLIDAGDVVVHLFRPEVRSFYNLERMWGFGEDGAALAGNA from the coding sequence ATGACACCTGCGCAGGTCGCGCCGGCCGCTGCCGGCATTGCCAACCCCGTCCGCATGCCTGCTGACGAATTGCTCAATTCGGTTCTCGAAAGTCTCGAGGACGACCAGGCACAGGACATCGTGACCATCCCTCTCGAGGGAAAGTCCAGCATCGCCGACTACATGATCGTGGCTTCGGGGCGCTCGACGCGCCAGGTCGCGGCTATCGCCACGAAACTGGCCGAGCGTCTTAAGAAGGCCGGGCAGGGCTCCCCGCGCATCGAGGGTCTTCCCGCCGCCGACTGGGTGCTGATCGACGCCGGCGACGTGGTCGTTCACTTGTTCCGCCCCGAAGTGCGCAGCTTCTACAACCTCGAGAGGATGTGGGGCTTCGGAGAGGACGGCGCCGCGCTGGCCGGCAACGCCTAG
- a CDS encoding nicotinate-nucleotide adenylyltransferase, translating into MAGGPLTGLLGGSFNPAHGGHRRISLFAIDALGLDDVWWLVSPGNPLKPRKDIGPLAARVRSARAQARRAPIRVTAIEREFGTRFTVDTLRALKRRYPKRRFLWLMGSDNLAQFHRWKDWRAIARTMPIAVIARPGYDAEAFASPAMAWLRRYRLPAAGLKNRMEWSAPALIVLRFDPDPRSATRLRQSDPDWAKRFSGPAPRDAVTHSLISDSSGPAAT; encoded by the coding sequence ATGGCCGGCGGCCCGCTGACCGGCCTGCTCGGCGGGAGCTTCAACCCGGCCCACGGCGGGCACCGGCGAATTTCGCTGTTCGCCATCGATGCCCTGGGGCTCGATGACGTCTGGTGGCTGGTTTCGCCAGGCAATCCGCTCAAGCCGCGCAAGGACATCGGCCCGCTCGCCGCTCGCGTGCGTTCGGCCCGGGCGCAGGCGCGACGGGCGCCGATCAGGGTGACCGCTATCGAGCGCGAATTCGGCACGCGCTTTACCGTCGACACGCTTCGCGCGCTCAAGCGACGCTATCCGAAACGCCGTTTCTTGTGGCTGATGGGGTCCGACAATCTCGCCCAATTCCACCGGTGGAAGGACTGGCGCGCCATAGCGAGGACGATGCCGATTGCGGTCATCGCTCGTCCGGGGTATGATGCCGAGGCTTTCGCGAGCCCCGCGATGGCCTGGCTGCGGCGCTACCGGTTGCCCGCGGCCGGATTGAAAAACCGGATGGAATGGAGCGCCCCGGCGCTGATAGTACTGCGTTTCGATCCCGATCCGCGTTCGGCGACCAGGCTTCGCCAGTCGGATCCCGATTGGGCCAAGAGGTTTTCCGGCCCGGCGCCGCGCGATGCGGTTACGCATAGTCTCATATCCGATTCTTCCGGACCGGCTGCCACATGA
- a CDS encoding aldo/keto reductase yields MRYNNLGNTGLFVSELCLGTMTFGGAGMWTAIADVEQDGATALVKQALDAGVNFLDTANVYSNGLSEKMTGQALKDIGVTRSEVIVATKALGPMGEGVNDRGASRHHLLAQIDASLDRLGLDYVDLYQIHGWDPATPIEETLRGLDAIVKSGRARYVGVSNWAAWQIMKSLGISELKNLETFVSLQAYYSLAGRDLEREIVPLLESERMGLMVWSPLAGGFLSGKYTRDSEGEGRRANFDFPPVDKDKGFDVIDVMRDVAKARGCTVAQVALAWLLKQPAVSTVIVGAKRADQLEDNLGSVDVDLTEEDMSKLNAASALAPEYPGWMLERQGTYRSGGKARESSSS; encoded by the coding sequence ATGCGCTATAACAATCTCGGCAACACCGGCCTGTTCGTTTCCGAACTGTGCCTGGGCACCATGACCTTCGGCGGCGCGGGGATGTGGACCGCGATCGCCGATGTCGAGCAGGACGGGGCGACTGCGCTGGTCAAGCAGGCTCTGGATGCCGGGGTCAATTTCCTCGACACCGCCAACGTCTACTCGAACGGGCTGTCGGAGAAGATGACCGGGCAGGCGCTCAAGGATATCGGCGTCACCCGTTCCGAGGTGATCGTCGCCACCAAGGCGCTCGGGCCGATGGGCGAGGGGGTCAACGACCGCGGCGCCTCGCGCCACCACCTGCTGGCGCAGATCGACGCCAGTCTCGATCGGCTCGGGCTCGATTACGTCGATCTCTACCAGATCCACGGCTGGGACCCGGCGACCCCGATCGAGGAGACGCTGCGCGGGCTCGACGCGATCGTGAAGTCGGGCCGGGCGCGCTATGTCGGGGTCAGCAACTGGGCCGCCTGGCAGATCATGAAGTCGCTCGGCATTTCCGAGCTCAAGAACCTCGAGACGTTCGTCTCGCTGCAGGCCTATTACTCGCTCGCCGGGCGCGATCTCGAGCGGGAAATCGTGCCGTTGCTGGAAAGCGAGAGAATGGGGCTGATGGTGTGGAGTCCGCTCGCCGGCGGCTTCCTGTCGGGCAAGTATACGCGCGACAGCGAGGGCGAAGGCCGGCGGGCGAACTTCGATTTTCCGCCTGTCGACAAGGACAAGGGATTCGACGTGATCGACGTGATGCGCGACGTGGCAAAGGCGCGCGGCTGCACGGTGGCGCAGGTCGCGCTGGCATGGCTGCTCAAGCAGCCGGCCGTCTCGACCGTTATCGTCGGCGCCAAGCGGGCCGACCAGCTCGAAGACAATCTCGGCTCGGTCGATGTCGACCTGACCGAGGAGGACATGAGCAAGCTCAACGCGGCGAGCGCGCTGGCACCCGAATATCCCGGCTGGATGCTCGAACGGCAGGGCACTTATCGCAGCGGCGGCAAGGCGCGCGAAAGCTCCAGCTCGTAA